A part of Procambarus clarkii isolate CNS0578487 chromosome 21, FALCON_Pclarkii_2.0, whole genome shotgun sequence genomic DNA contains:
- the LOC138367254 gene encoding E3 ubiquitin-protein ligase SspH2-like — MQGSASGGPSVCVCVQQDLRALPCVQQDLRALPCVQQDLRALPCVQQDLRALPCVQQDLRALPCVQQDLRALPCVQQDLRALPCVQQDLRALPCVQQDLRALPCVQQDLRALPCVQQDLRALPCVQQDLRALPCVQQDLRALPCVQQDLRALPCVQQDLRALPCVQQDLRALPCVQQDLRALPCVQQDLRALPCVQQDLRALPCVQQDLRALPCVQQDLRALQCVQQDLRALQCVQQDLRALPCVQQDLRALPCVQQDLRALQCVQQDLRALQCVQQDLRALQCVQQDLRALQCVQQDLRALPCVQQDLRALPREVVGCLYT; from the coding sequence ATGCAAGGGAGCGCCAGTGGgggcccgagtgtgtgtgtgtgtgtccagcaaGACCTTAGAGCCTTACCGTGTGTCCAGCAAGACCTTAGAGCCTTACCGTGTGTCCAGCAAGACCTTAGAGCCTTACCGTGTGTCCAGCAAGACCTTAGAGCCTTACCGTGTGTCCAGCAAGACCTTAGAGCCTTACCGTGTGTCCAGCAAGACCTTAGAGCCTTACCGTGTGTCCAGCAAGACCTTAGAGCCTTACCGTGTGTCCAGCAAGACCTTAGAGCCTTACCGTGTGTCCAGCAAGACCTTAGAGCCTTACCGTGTGTCCAGCAAGACCTTAGAGCCTTACCGTGTGTCCAGCAAGACCTTAGAGCCTTACCGTGTGTCCAGCAAGACCTTAGAGCCTTACCGTGTGTCCAGCAAGACCTTAGAGCCTTACCGTGTGTCCAGCAAGACCTTAGAGCCTTACCGTGTGTCCAGCAAGACCTTAGAGCCTTACCGTGTGTCCAGCAAGACCTTAGAGCCTTACCGTGTGTCCAGCAAGACCTTAGAGCCTTACCGTGTGTCCAGCAAGACCTTAGAGCCTTACCGTGTGTCCAGCAAGACCTTAGAGCCTTACCGTGTGTCCAGCAAGACCTTAGAGCCTTACCGTGTGTCCAGCAAGACCTTAGAGCCTTACAGTGTGTCCAGCAAGACCTTAGAGCCTTACAGTGTGTCCAGCAAGACCTTAGAGCCTTACCGTGTGTCCAGCAAGACCTTAGAGCCTTACCGTGTGTCCAGCAAGACCTTAGAGCCTTACAGTGTGTCCAGCAAGACCTTAGAGCCTTACAGTGTGTCCAGCAAGACCTTAGAGCCTTACAGTGTGTCCAGCAAGACCTTAGAGCCTTACAGTGTGTCCAGCAAGACCTTAGAGCCTTACCGTGTGTCCAGCAAGACCTTAGAGCCTTACCAAGAGAGGTCGTTGGGTGCTTGTATACTTAG
- the LOC138367255 gene encoding octapeptide-repeat protein T2-like encodes MCGNSERPQHKTTEREREEGPERTEEEKKGLNVQKKRRTRTYRGREEGPERTEEEKDPNVQRKRRRARTYRGREEGPERTEEEKKGPNVQRKRRRARTYRRREGPERTEEEKKGPNVQKKRRTRTYRGREEGPERTEEEKDPNVQRKRRRARTYRRREGPERTEEEKKGPNVQRKRRRARTRREEGPERTEEEKKGLNVQKKRRRTRTYRGREEGPERTEEEKKGLNRKRRRTRTYRGREEGPEPTEEEKKGLNVQKKRRRTRTYRRREEGPERTEEEKKGPERTEEEKEEK; translated from the exons ATGTGTGGGAACTCGGAACGTCCCCAacataagacaa cagagagagaaagagaagaagggCCCGAACGtacagaggaagagaagaagggcctgaacgtacagaagaagagaaggaCCCGAACGtacagaggaagagaagaagggcccgaacgtacagaagaagagaaggaCCCGAACGtacagaggaagagaagaagggcccgaacgtacagaggaagagaagaagggcccgaacgtacagaggaagagaagaagggcccgaacgtacagaggaagagaagaagggcccgaacgtacagaagaagagaaggaCCCGAACGtacagaggaagagaagaagggcccgaacgtacagaagaagagaaggaCCCGAACGtacagaggaagagaagaagggcccgaacgtacagaagaagagaaggaCCCGAACGtacagaggaagagaagaagggcccgaacgtacagaagaagagaaggaCCCGAACGtacagaggaagagaagaagggcccgaacgtacagaggaagagaagaagggcccgaac aagaagagaagaagggcctgaacgtacagaagaagagaagaagggcctgaacgtacagaagaagagaagaaGGACCCGAACGtacagaggaagagaagaagggcctgaacgtacagaagaagagaagaagggcctgaac aggaagagaagaaggacccgaacgtacagaggaagagaagaagggccTGAACCTACAGAAGAAGAGAAGAAGGGCCTGAACgtacagaagaagagaagaaGGACCCGAACgtacagaagaagagaagaagggcctgaacgtacagaagaagagaagaaggggcctgaacgtacagaggaagagaaggaggaaaaATAA